The Niastella koreensis GR20-10 genome includes a window with the following:
- the ilvB gene encoding biosynthetic-type acetolactate synthase large subunit — MKTEMMAAPKEPKQILGSVAVLEALIAEEVKVVFGVPGGANIAIYDALYDYEQQLKHILVRHEQGGIHAAQGYARTSGRVGVVFATSGPGATNLLTGVADAMIDSTPVVCITGQVYAHLLGSDAFQETDIINMSTSITKWNYQVTDAKEIPAVLAKAFYIARSGRPGPVLIDITKNAQLQLFDYPGYTKCDRIRSYRPAPAIRPAYLAKAAELINSAQKPLVIFGQGVILGGAEQEFKAFIEKSGIPAAWTVLGAGALPSDHALNAGMLGMHGNYAPNVLTNECDLLIAVGMRFDDRVTGRLDRYAKQAQVIHLDIDPAEVDKNVKATVPVWGDCKETLPLLTALTDKKEHTAWLQQFQSLYKQEFETVIHPELHPAGEELTMGEVVRMLNEYTNGDAIIVSDVGQNQMVATRYAKLNHTRSNVTSGGLGTMGFALPAAVGAKYGAPDRTVIAIIGDGGFQMNLQELGTIMQNNLDIKIIILNNRFLGMVRQWQELFSDKRYASVDLENPDFVALAAAYRIAGKCVAKRDYLEEAIKEMFSHKGPYLLEIMVAKEGNVFPMVPQGCGISEIRLK, encoded by the coding sequence ATGAAAACAGAAATGATGGCAGCGCCAAAAGAACCCAAACAGATCTTAGGGTCCGTTGCTGTTTTGGAAGCCTTGATTGCCGAGGAGGTAAAAGTGGTGTTTGGGGTGCCGGGTGGGGCCAATATTGCGATCTATGATGCATTATACGATTATGAACAACAACTGAAGCATATCCTGGTACGTCATGAGCAGGGTGGCATTCACGCGGCCCAGGGTTACGCACGCACATCAGGCAGGGTAGGGGTGGTGTTCGCCACCAGCGGGCCCGGCGCCACTAACCTGTTAACCGGGGTGGCCGATGCTATGATAGACAGTACACCCGTTGTTTGTATCACCGGACAGGTATACGCGCACCTGCTGGGTTCAGATGCATTCCAGGAAACGGATATCATCAATATGTCTACGTCCATAACCAAGTGGAACTACCAGGTCACCGATGCAAAAGAGATCCCGGCAGTACTGGCAAAGGCGTTTTACATTGCCCGCAGTGGCCGTCCCGGCCCCGTGTTGATTGATATTACCAAGAACGCGCAATTGCAGTTGTTTGATTATCCCGGCTATACTAAATGCGACCGTATTCGAAGTTACCGGCCGGCGCCTGCCATTCGCCCCGCCTATCTGGCAAAGGCAGCGGAATTGATAAACAGCGCCCAAAAGCCATTGGTTATTTTTGGTCAGGGCGTAATATTAGGCGGCGCTGAGCAGGAGTTTAAAGCATTTATTGAAAAGAGTGGCATTCCGGCTGCCTGGACGGTACTGGGTGCAGGCGCCCTCCCATCAGACCATGCATTGAATGCAGGCATGCTGGGCATGCATGGAAATTACGCGCCTAATGTACTCACCAATGAATGCGATCTGCTGATTGCTGTTGGGATGCGCTTCGACGACCGCGTTACCGGGCGTTTAGACAGGTATGCCAAACAGGCCCAGGTAATTCATCTGGATATTGATCCAGCTGAAGTGGACAAAAATGTAAAAGCCACGGTGCCGGTTTGGGGCGATTGTAAAGAAACATTGCCATTGCTTACCGCATTGACCGATAAAAAAGAACATACAGCCTGGCTGCAGCAATTTCAATCCCTGTACAAACAGGAATTTGAAACCGTGATCCATCCCGAGTTACATCCTGCAGGGGAGGAATTGACCATGGGTGAAGTGGTACGGATGCTGAATGAATATACAAACGGCGATGCCATCATTGTTTCTGATGTGGGACAAAATCAAATGGTGGCCACCCGGTATGCAAAACTGAATCATACCCGCAGCAATGTAACCAGTGGAGGATTGGGAACCATGGGGTTTGCATTACCCGCTGCAGTAGGCGCAAAATATGGCGCTCCGGATAGAACGGTAATCGCCATTATTGGCGATGGTGGATTTCAAATGAACCTGCAGGAGTTAGGAACCATCATGCAAAATAACCTCGACATCAAAATAATTATTCTGAACAACCGGTTTTTAGGAATGGTGCGTCAATGGCAGGAGTTGTTCAGCGATAAACGGTATGCTTCTGTGGACCTGGAAAACCCCGATTTTGTAGCATTGGCCGCGGCTTATCGCATTGCGGGAAAATGTGTTGCCAAACGGGATTACCTGGAGGAAGCGATAAAGGAGATGTTCAGCCACAAAGGACCTTATTTATTGGAAATAATGGTGGCAAAAGAAGGAAATGTGTTTCCCATGGTGCCGCAGGGATGTGGCATAAGTGAAATAAGGCTTAAATAG
- a CDS encoding 2-oxoglutarate dehydrogenase E1 component codes for MERLTYLNNGNAAYINSLYEAYQHDPGSIEFGWQKFFEGFDFGADQDSEPVSNGTAAMLAKEINVLNMIDGYRRRGHLFAKTNPVRERRSFSPGKELASFGLNDADLDTVFKAGEEVGLGPATLRDIRQLLEETYCGPIGVEYKYTGNAGKHKWFQDNLETVRGRPVFSTEEKKRMLQKLTQAVVFESFLQTKFLGQKRFSLEGGEILIPALDLLIEKGAGMGVKEFVIGMGHRGRLNVLANIMGKPYKEIFEEFQGKTVKHDDGFSGDVKYHLGYSNDVTTAGGKPVHLSVCANPSHLEAVNGVVEGITRSKADFKYSGDYAKIVPILLHGDSSIAGQGIVYEVLQMEKLDGYRTGGTIHIVINNQVGFTTDYKDARSSTYCTDLAKIVSAPVFHVNGDDAEALGYVMGLAIDYRQAFQGDVFIDLLCYRKYGHNESDEPRFTQPLLYKSIDSHPNPKEIYAQKLVASNTIQKEYVLEMETSFRNELQTFLDEAKTLENIEVTRPLYQSAWQGLRKANGTELEIIDTAVPEEMIEEIGNGITTLPAGKTFLKKIEKLFEGRRKMVQETKVFDWAMGELLAYGSLLKEGYPVRVSGEDVKRGTFSHRHATAAIIDTGEEYVPLNNIGAQATFSIYNSLLSEYGVLGFEYGYASANPNALVVWEAQYGDFLNTGQVIVDQYVASAEAKWQLGNGLVMLLPHGYEGAGPEHTSARIERFLAQCANNNMQLVNCTTPANFFHVVRRQLHRDFRIPLIVFAPKSLLRHPLCVSPLNEFTQGHFRDLIDDVSANSPEVKRVLFCSGKIYYDLYQRQQENKRTDVAIVRIEQLYPTPFDEMQQIKAKYASATEFIWVQEEPENMGAWPYLCRKFCNNKINLQIIARPEASSPATGFSRQHAAEQMEIVNRAFE; via the coding sequence ATGGAACGCTTAACATATCTTAATAACGGGAATGCAGCGTACATCAATTCGCTCTACGAAGCGTATCAGCATGATCCCGGATCGATAGAGTTCGGCTGGCAGAAATTCTTTGAAGGATTTGATTTTGGCGCCGACCAGGACAGTGAACCTGTTTCCAATGGTACTGCTGCTATGCTTGCCAAAGAGATCAATGTGCTGAATATGATCGACGGGTACCGCAGGAGAGGGCACCTGTTTGCAAAGACAAACCCGGTCAGGGAACGGCGCAGTTTTTCACCGGGAAAGGAGTTGGCGTCTTTTGGTTTGAACGATGCGGATCTTGATACCGTTTTTAAAGCCGGGGAGGAAGTGGGTTTAGGCCCGGCTACGCTGCGCGACATCCGGCAGTTGCTGGAAGAAACGTATTGCGGCCCCATTGGAGTTGAATATAAATATACCGGCAATGCCGGTAAACACAAATGGTTCCAGGATAACCTGGAAACTGTGAGGGGCAGGCCTGTATTTTCTACCGAAGAGAAAAAACGCATGCTCCAAAAATTAACCCAGGCAGTGGTGTTTGAATCTTTTCTGCAAACCAAATTCCTGGGACAAAAACGCTTTTCATTGGAAGGCGGAGAGATCCTGATCCCGGCGCTGGACCTGTTGATTGAAAAAGGCGCGGGTATGGGGGTGAAAGAATTTGTTATCGGTATGGGCCACCGCGGCCGGTTAAACGTACTGGCAAATATCATGGGCAAGCCCTATAAAGAGATCTTTGAAGAGTTTCAGGGAAAAACGGTGAAGCATGACGATGGTTTCAGCGGTGATGTTAAATATCATTTAGGTTATTCAAACGATGTGACTACCGCAGGCGGAAAACCAGTACACCTGAGCGTATGCGCCAATCCCTCACACCTGGAAGCGGTGAATGGAGTGGTGGAAGGCATCACGCGCTCGAAGGCAGATTTCAAATACAGCGGTGATTATGCTAAAATAGTACCCATTCTGTTGCACGGTGATTCTTCCATTGCCGGGCAGGGAATCGTATATGAAGTGTTACAAATGGAAAAGCTGGATGGGTACCGCACCGGCGGCACCATTCACATTGTGATCAACAACCAGGTAGGATTTACAACCGATTATAAAGACGCGCGCTCCAGTACGTATTGTACAGACCTGGCAAAGATCGTGTCTGCACCGGTTTTTCATGTTAATGGTGACGATGCGGAAGCTTTGGGCTATGTAATGGGGTTGGCTATCGATTACCGGCAGGCTTTTCAGGGTGATGTTTTTATCGATCTTTTGTGTTACCGGAAGTATGGGCATAACGAATCAGACGAACCGAGATTTACCCAGCCCTTATTGTATAAATCTATCGATAGCCACCCAAATCCCAAAGAGATCTATGCACAAAAACTGGTTGCATCGAACACCATTCAGAAAGAGTATGTTTTGGAAATGGAGACTTCTTTCAGAAATGAACTACAGACGTTTTTAGATGAAGCGAAAACCCTGGAAAACATTGAAGTGACCAGACCCCTGTACCAGAGCGCCTGGCAGGGTTTGCGCAAGGCGAATGGAACGGAATTGGAAATAATTGATACAGCTGTGCCGGAGGAAATGATTGAGGAGATAGGAAATGGGATCACTACGCTGCCAGCCGGTAAAACTTTTTTAAAGAAGATAGAGAAGTTGTTTGAAGGCCGCAGAAAAATGGTACAGGAAACAAAAGTATTCGATTGGGCAATGGGCGAGTTGTTGGCATATGGTTCCTTATTGAAAGAAGGCTACCCCGTGCGGGTAAGTGGCGAAGATGTAAAGCGGGGTACCTTTTCACACCGGCATGCAACAGCCGCGATCATTGATACGGGTGAAGAATATGTACCGCTCAATAATATTGGCGCTCAGGCAACATTCAGTATTTACAATTCCCTGTTATCGGAATACGGCGTACTGGGTTTTGAATATGGTTATGCATCTGCCAACCCCAACGCGCTGGTAGTATGGGAAGCCCAATATGGTGATTTTTTAAATACGGGTCAGGTAATTGTAGACCAGTATGTGGCCAGCGCAGAAGCAAAATGGCAATTAGGAAATGGCCTGGTGATGCTGCTGCCGCATGGCTATGAAGGTGCAGGCCCGGAACATACTTCTGCCCGCATTGAGCGCTTTTTAGCCCAGTGCGCAAATAACAATATGCAATTGGTGAACTGTACAACCCCTGCCAATTTCTTTCATGTAGTGCGTCGCCAGTTGCACCGCGATTTTCGCATCCCGCTGATAGTATTCGCGCCGAAAAGTTTGTTGCGGCATCCATTATGCGTATCACCGCTGAATGAATTTACGCAGGGGCATTTCCGGGATCTGATCGACGATGTCAGTGCAAACAGCCCGGAAGTAAAGCGGGTATTGTTTTGTAGTGGTAAGATCTATTACGACCTGTATCAAAGGCAACAGGAAAATAAGCGTACAGATGTGGCGATTGTACGGATAGAACAATTATATCCTACGCCGTTTGATGAGATGCAACAGATCAAAGCGAAATATGCATCAGCAACGGAATTTATCTGGGTGCAGGAAGAACCGGAAAATATGGGCGCCTGGCCTTACCTGTGCCGCAAATTTTGCAACAACAAAATAAACCTTCAAATTATTGCCCGGCCGGAAGCAAGCAGTCCGGCAACAGGTTTCTCCAGGCAACACGCCGCAGAGCAAATGGAAATTGTTAACCGGGCGTTTGAATAA
- the mug gene encoding G/U mismatch-specific DNA glycosylase, whose amino-acid sequence MNNQLPDIISKNLKVVFCGINPGLTSAMQGHHFSNRSNRFWRVLHQAGFTPYEIEPRFDMAILTYGYGLTTAVSRPTVRADELSKEEFHASIESFKQKIEKYKPARLAFLGKPAWLAFSGLKTVEWGLQQEKFCGAVVWVLPNPSGLNRSFALQSLVVHYQELLNSIPVLNQHNHGTLNIS is encoded by the coding sequence ATGAACAACCAGTTACCGGATATTATTTCAAAAAACCTGAAGGTGGTGTTTTGTGGCATCAACCCCGGACTTACTTCTGCTATGCAGGGGCATCATTTTTCCAATCGCAGCAACAGGTTCTGGCGGGTATTGCACCAGGCAGGTTTTACCCCGTATGAAATAGAACCCCGGTTCGATATGGCTATTCTGACTTATGGTTATGGGTTAACTACCGCTGTATCGCGCCCAACTGTGCGGGCAGATGAATTATCGAAAGAAGAGTTTCATGCGTCCATTGAATCATTTAAACAAAAGATAGAGAAATATAAACCTGCCCGTTTAGCATTCCTGGGAAAGCCGGCCTGGCTGGCTTTCTCGGGATTAAAAACGGTGGAATGGGGATTGCAGCAGGAAAAGTTTTGCGGGGCTGTGGTGTGGGTGTTGCCAAACCCAAGCGGATTGAACCGGAGCTTCGCTTTGCAATCGCTGGTGGTTCATTACCAGGAATTGCTGAATAGTATACCAGTATTAAATCAACATAATCATGGAACGCTTAACATATCTTAA
- a CDS encoding MFS transporter, protein MKPAYFKPWINNWDWGIRIALLLILLSALMQLGLFALTGNYIAAYLGAQPEDVSFCLISTYSGIIAFLPLQFRLLRYFEMRGYLVLNIILAILLNCLCIGCQDLTLLFVIRFLQGILVGSINVSVLIMIFSRVPAQRSQLIGSAIFYPAILGNIVLVALIAAVVLDYSDWKGTYYCLIGIQLLTLVIALLMLRRHAGHRRFPLYQIDWAGSVLFACSLLSLAYTFIYGSKYYWFADARICYSGGIAAIGILLFLYRQSILKRPLIHLAVFKSVHFVAGLCLLGIYYGGKDSINLVYNYAFGILKWSPVQVITLGLCNIAGMVCFSVLSTRLMIRKKQAIQYFLVTGFGVLGLFNVWMWFVVTPDLSFTDLIIPMFMQGAASGLLFVPIIIYILTSAPGFSGTSGIVLAACTRFVATINSMAGLYNLQLYYNQYFREGFLGNITKESQNTVARLNTYQSLYVSKGYTPEQGSGIALGAVWQNLGLQSQLLTNRAVFMTFAMLLLVTALLILFVPAAAKTWKYSIHN, encoded by the coding sequence ATGAAACCAGCATATTTTAAACCATGGATAAATAATTGGGACTGGGGCATCCGGATCGCGCTGTTGCTGATCCTGCTTTCTGCGCTCATGCAGTTGGGCTTGTTTGCATTAACGGGCAATTATATCGCTGCTTATCTGGGCGCCCAGCCTGAAGATGTTTCATTTTGTCTGATCTCAACGTATTCGGGCATTATTGCATTTTTGCCTTTACAATTCCGTTTGCTGAGGTACTTCGAGATGCGCGGTTATCTTGTATTGAATATTATCCTGGCCATCCTGTTGAATTGCCTTTGTATCGGTTGCCAGGACCTCACGCTGTTATTTGTGATCAGGTTCCTGCAGGGCATACTGGTAGGAAGCATTAATGTATCGGTGCTGATCATGATCTTTTCACGCGTGCCTGCTCAACGGTCACAGTTGATTGGTTCGGCTATCTTTTATCCGGCCATCCTGGGTAATATAGTGCTGGTGGCATTAATAGCCGCGGTTGTGCTTGACTATTCCGACTGGAAGGGCACTTACTATTGCCTCATTGGCATACAGCTGTTAACGCTTGTTATTGCCTTGCTGATGCTGAGGCGGCATGCGGGCCACAGACGGTTTCCCCTGTACCAGATAGATTGGGCGGGAAGTGTGCTGTTTGCCTGTAGTTTATTGTCGCTGGCTTATACATTCATTTATGGTTCCAAATATTACTGGTTTGCAGATGCCAGGATCTGTTATAGCGGTGGCATTGCCGCCATTGGAATATTGCTGTTCCTGTACAGGCAAAGTATCCTGAAACGGCCATTGATCCACCTGGCTGTTTTCAAGTCGGTGCATTTTGTAGCAGGGCTTTGTTTGTTGGGCATTTATTATGGTGGTAAAGACAGTATCAACCTGGTTTATAATTATGCATTCGGTATTCTTAAATGGAGCCCGGTGCAGGTAATAACGCTGGGGTTGTGCAATATTGCGGGAATGGTTTGTTTTTCGGTGTTGTCTACCCGGTTAATGATCAGGAAAAAACAGGCCATCCAGTATTTCCTTGTTACCGGCTTTGGCGTGTTGGGACTGTTCAATGTATGGATGTGGTTTGTGGTAACACCCGACCTGTCCTTTACAGATCTGATTATTCCTATGTTCATGCAGGGAGCCGCATCAGGGCTGTTATTTGTTCCCATCATCATTTATATCTTAACGTCTGCACCGGGTTTCAGTGGCACCAGCGGTATCGTATTGGCAGCCTGCACCAGGTTTGTTGCAACAATTAATTCTATGGCAGGTTTGTACAACCTGCAATTATACTATAATCAATACTTCAGGGAAGGTTTTTTGGGTAACATCACAAAGGAGAGCCAAAATACGGTGGCGCGTTTGAACACTTATCAATCGTTGTATGTTTCAAAAGGATATACGCCCGAACAGGGATCGGGTATTGCCCTTGGCGCTGTGTGGCAAAACCTGGGGCTGCAAAGCCAGTTGCTAACCAACCGGGCCGTGTTTATGACGTTCGCCATGCTGTTGTTAGTTACTGCTCTCCTGATCCTGTTTGTACCCGCAGCTGCCAAAACCTGGAAGTATTCAATACATAATTAA
- a CDS encoding HlyD family secretion protein produces the protein MENVKRKIHPGNIVLTIIAGVIILAGAVWLIRYWRYSTHYEETNDAQVESYINPVSARAGGYIQRVCFNEHQLVKQGDTLVILDDREYRAQLQVAEAAMEDAGSQLTVLAASIHAAETGTRVNEDQIKGAQARYVQQQQDINRYTNLVKEEAATGAELEQIKARYDVAESDYSAAQNGLKTNLARIAELKTHFALLQSDIKRKQAALELAKLNLSYTVIRAPYAGRLGRKNILEGQQIQPGQPLVSIINEGEKWITANYKETQVDGMYVGQPVEIRIDAIAGRVFNGRISAIAGSTGARFSLLPPDNSTGNFVKIIQRVPVKIEFLGRDAESVLPGMNVIVAVKKRA, from the coding sequence ATGGAAAACGTAAAACGAAAAATACATCCGGGCAATATTGTACTTACAATAATTGCCGGAGTAATAATACTGGCGGGAGCCGTATGGCTTATCAGGTACTGGCGCTACAGCACGCATTATGAAGAAACAAATGATGCCCAGGTAGAATCCTACATAAACCCGGTGAGTGCAAGAGCAGGAGGCTATATCCAGCGGGTTTGTTTTAACGAACATCAACTGGTGAAACAGGGCGATACGCTGGTAATACTGGACGATAGAGAATATCGGGCCCAGTTACAGGTGGCCGAGGCGGCCATGGAAGATGCTGGTTCGCAACTAACGGTGCTGGCTGCCAGTATTCATGCAGCGGAAACCGGCACCCGGGTAAATGAAGACCAGATAAAAGGTGCGCAGGCAAGATATGTGCAGCAGCAACAGGATATCAACCGCTACACCAACCTGGTGAAAGAAGAAGCTGCAACAGGCGCAGAGCTGGAACAAATAAAGGCCCGGTACGATGTGGCGGAAAGTGATTACAGCGCTGCTCAAAATGGCCTGAAGACCAACCTGGCGCGCATTGCAGAACTGAAAACGCATTTTGCCTTATTGCAATCTGATATAAAGCGAAAACAGGCGGCATTGGAACTGGCGAAGCTGAATTTATCGTATACCGTTATCCGCGCGCCTTATGCCGGCCGGTTGGGACGCAAAAATATCCTGGAAGGCCAGCAGATACAACCAGGCCAACCCCTGGTAAGCATAATCAACGAAGGCGAGAAATGGATCACGGCGAATTATAAAGAAACACAGGTGGATGGGATGTATGTTGGCCAGCCAGTGGAGATCCGGATCGATGCGATAGCCGGACGGGTATTTAATGGCAGGATTTCGGCTATCGCTGGCTCCACCGGCGCGCGTTTTTCGTTGCTGCCACCCGATAACTCCACCGGCAATTTTGTAAAGATCATTCAGCGGGTACCGGTTAAAATTGAGTTTCTGGGCAGGGACGCGGAAAGTGTACTCCCGGGGATGAATGTAATCGTTGCTGTTAAAAAAAGAGCGTAA
- a CDS encoding TolC family protein has product MCSTKNIGSKCRSSITAFRLIVLIFMTAIAQAQPVDGNTYKLTLAEAVQFAKTQNKLVQAACMEESAAEEDRKDAYNAALPAITANGSYQRFTDLTLFTHGLSHSTTGPRKPTPNGATLGVDALFNIYSGGKQRALQSEQRSKLQLARLNAMDQSGNVALQTAHQYLELLRLNDLQKLILDQLNRAQTRLNNINTLYKNQKVTKSDVLRAEVLLSNVQLSLQENENDLTITNQKLDVLLNVPDTVQISPVDSAAMPKPAVSALLPFVEAAGVTNYSVQKATESIELQKARLKGIESSNKPSIGFYTAYGLNYPNYLFFPPVNQAYAIGFVGLKAQYSISSLYHNKSKLAAGKLRVKELEVQQQAYNDNVRTEAHSWYIKYAEALTRIEVNERSVEQAQVNYRIVNTKYLNQLSLLTDLLDADNLYQESRFNLIKAQTNALNIYYSILYISGNL; this is encoded by the coding sequence ATGTGTTCTACAAAAAACATCGGCAGCAAGTGCCGGTCGTCGATTACAGCTTTCAGGCTGATCGTATTAATATTTATGACGGCTATCGCCCAGGCGCAACCTGTTGATGGCAATACCTACAAACTCACGCTTGCCGAAGCGGTACAGTTTGCAAAAACTCAGAACAAACTGGTACAGGCGGCGTGTATGGAAGAAAGCGCTGCAGAAGAAGATCGAAAAGACGCGTACAACGCAGCACTGCCCGCCATTACCGCAAACGGTTCTTACCAACGCTTTACAGACCTTACTTTATTTACACATGGGCTCAGTCATTCAACTACAGGGCCCCGGAAACCAACACCCAATGGCGCCACCCTGGGAGTTGACGCCTTATTTAATATTTATAGTGGCGGCAAACAGCGGGCGTTGCAAAGCGAACAACGGTCCAAATTACAACTGGCCAGGCTGAATGCCATGGACCAGTCTGGCAATGTAGCGTTACAAACGGCGCATCAGTACCTGGAGCTGTTGCGATTGAACGATCTGCAAAAGCTCATCCTTGACCAGCTTAACCGGGCGCAAACGCGGTTGAATAATATCAACACCCTGTATAAAAACCAGAAGGTTACCAAAAGCGATGTGCTGCGGGCTGAAGTGTTGCTGTCCAATGTGCAATTGTCGTTACAGGAAAATGAGAACGACCTTACCATCACCAATCAGAAACTGGATGTTTTATTGAATGTCCCTGATACCGTACAAATATCACCGGTAGATTCGGCTGCTATGCCAAAGCCTGCTGTCAGCGCCCTGCTGCCATTTGTTGAAGCGGCAGGTGTTACGAATTACAGTGTGCAAAAGGCTACAGAAAGCATTGAACTGCAAAAGGCCCGGTTGAAAGGAATAGAAAGCAGTAATAAACCAAGCATAGGTTTTTATACGGCGTATGGGTTGAATTATCCCAATTATTTATTCTTTCCGCCGGTTAACCAGGCGTATGCCATTGGCTTCGTGGGGTTGAAAGCACAGTACAGTATTTCCTCGCTCTACCATAACAAAAGCAAACTGGCCGCGGGCAAACTTCGGGTAAAGGAACTGGAAGTGCAGCAGCAGGCCTACAATGATAATGTGCGAACGGAAGCCCATTCCTGGTATATAAAATATGCGGAGGCGCTTACCAGGATAGAGGTTAATGAGCGCTCGGTTGAACAGGCGCAGGTAAACTACCGGATCGTAAATACAAAATATTTAAACCAGTTGTCGTTGTTGACCGATCTGCTGGATGCGGATAATTTGTACCAGGAATCGAGGTTTAATTTAATTAAAGCGCAAACCAACGCCCTGAACATTTACTACAGCATCCTTTACATCAGCGGAAATTTATAA
- a CDS encoding helix-turn-helix domain-containing protein — MGAIKTFTLSTHSQLFSVPDTNKEYLFVEAGKHPYYAEPYRAESYAIVFIKEGGVRLNVGLSAMDVDAPAMITLGPSVIRFFTKRTDLLKMDVIFFKDTFLLEHHVDPLFLTKFDFFENNERPTLLLKEPFLTKYSKIFDLFQLTQTTSDFHQPQIIRAYIFALIYEIDGYYRQHASAEPAVQNAHPLFTKFRQLLRRHYMQEHKLDFYAGQLHLTPKSLSAAIKKYTGKPAGKWIDDAVILEAKVLLQNKALTVSQVSEMLNFSDQSVFGKFFRANAGMTPVEYRKKFI, encoded by the coding sequence ATGGGCGCGATAAAGACCTTTACACTTTCCACACATAGCCAGCTCTTTTCAGTGCCTGATACCAATAAGGAATATCTCTTTGTGGAAGCTGGTAAACATCCTTACTATGCAGAGCCTTACCGTGCCGAGAGTTATGCCATCGTATTTATAAAAGAAGGCGGGGTAAGGCTGAATGTCGGGCTCTCTGCAATGGATGTGGATGCGCCGGCCATGATTACCCTTGGCCCTTCAGTTATCCGTTTTTTTACCAAACGTACCGACCTGCTGAAGATGGATGTTATTTTTTTCAAGGATACCTTTTTGCTGGAGCATCATGTGGACCCATTATTCCTTACGAAGTTTGACTTTTTTGAAAACAATGAACGTCCCACCTTACTGCTCAAAGAACCATTCCTCACCAAATACAGCAAAATATTTGACCTGTTTCAACTAACACAAACCACTTCAGATTTTCACCAGCCACAGATCATCCGGGCCTACATTTTTGCTTTGATCTATGAAATCGATGGCTATTACCGCCAGCATGCCAGTGCCGAACCTGCTGTGCAAAATGCACATCCTTTGTTCACAAAATTCAGGCAGTTGCTCAGGCGGCATTACATGCAGGAGCACAAACTCGATTTTTATGCCGGCCAGTTGCATCTTACGCCCAAGTCATTGTCGGCAGCTATTAAAAAGTACACGGGAAAACCGGCGGGTAAATGGATCGATGACGCCGTAATACTGGAAGCAAAGGTTTTACTGCAGAACAAAGCGCTTACCGTATCGCAGGTTAGTGAAATGCTGAATTTCTCCGACCAGTCTGTTTTTGGAAAATTCTTCCGGGCAAATGCCGGTATGACGCCCGTAGAATACCGCAAAAAGTTTATTTGA